Below is a genomic region from Candidatus Binatus sp..
GGCATTGAGGACGTCGGCAAGCGCCGACGCGTCGGCAATCGAAAAAGCGCCGTTGCGCGTGCGGCGGAGCTCCTCGAGGTGCGCGACCGTCCCGAGCGCGACGCCGATATCGCGCGCCAGCGAGCGCGCATAAGTGCCCGGCGAGCAAGTCGCGACGAATCGAATCGCATCGGGCGGCTCGCATTTTAGATCGAGACGCTTGATCTCGACGCTGCGTTTCTCGGGCGGCGCAACGTCGTCGCCGCGGCGCGCGAGCCGGTAGAGCGGCACGCCGGCGCGTTTGATCGCGGAGAACACCGGAGGAACCTGCTCGATCGGGCCGGTGAACCGGGCAGTGACCTGCGCGAGCTTCTCAGCCGCGATGGCGGGCACATCGGCGCGGCGGACGACGGCCCCGTCGCGATCGAGCGTGTCGGTCTCGACGCCCAGCCGGATGAGGCCCGCGTATTCCTTGTCGCCGCCGTCGATAAACGGCGCGAGCTTGGTCGCCTCGCCGATCATGATCGGCAGGAGTCCGGTGGCGAATGGATCGAGCGTGCCCAGGTGTCCCACGCGGGCCGGCTTCACGCGCGATTTAACCCGGCGCACCACCTCGGCCGACGAGATTCCGGCGGGTTTATCTACCAGCACAATTGCGTTCATGGGAGATCCCCGACC
It encodes:
- the truB gene encoding tRNA pseudouridine(55) synthase TruB, yielding MNAIVLVDKPAGISSAEVVRRVKSRVKPARVGHLGTLDPFATGLLPIMIGEATKLAPFIDGGDKEYAGLIRLGVETDTLDRDGAVVRRADVPAIAAEKLAQVTARFTGPIEQVPPVFSAIKRAGVPLYRLARRGDDVAPPEKRSVEIKRLDLKCEPPDAIRFVATCSPGTYARSLARDIGVALGTVAHLEELRRTRNGAFSIADASALADVLNALDSGAPLNCLIGLRDALVGMPELVVDAAAEKRLRNGDSRALDSLVPSGGPLFKVVSESGELIAVARATSRVTAIVERIFNLEA